One Candidatus Limnocylindrales bacterium genomic window carries:
- a CDS encoding sigma-54 dependent transcriptional regulator — MATKPVVLIVDDEAGVRESVRMVLKDAYEPVAVASGEAALEFLGGRSCDLIFLDVLMPGIDGLETLERIRARDTRVAVVMLTATKTVKTAVTAMKLGAFDYLTKPFDIEELRLVAERATENARLKQEVEVLREAVGQRYSFSNIVGQSEPMQKVFKTVAAVAPMKSTVLITGESGTGKELIARALHYHSPRASRPLVTLNCAAIPDNLLESELFGHERGSFTDAVDKKVGQFELAHTGTIFLDEIGEMSAGLQAKLLRVLEEGEIQRVGAPRPMKVDVRVVAATNRNLIENIAAGRFRKDLYFRLNVVTVELPPLRARRDDIPHLIAYFLTRKSRELGIPRKELAAATADRMLQHSWPGNVRELENVIERMLVLSGDSPVLTTEHLPSDMGMELTGDGNRDTALQVLSGLKTLSDAVDEFEREIIAQALSQTFYNQTRAAELLGTTRRILKYRMDKLGLDCPDSAPPAARIGA, encoded by the coding sequence ATGGCGACCAAGCCGGTAGTGCTGATCGTCGACGACGAAGCCGGAGTTCGTGAGTCGGTAAGAATGGTCCTGAAGGATGCCTACGAGCCCGTGGCCGTGGCATCCGGCGAAGCGGCGCTCGAATTTCTCGGCGGCCGCTCCTGCGACCTGATCTTCCTGGACGTGCTGATGCCGGGCATCGATGGCCTGGAGACGCTCGAGCGCATCCGCGCCAGGGACACGCGCGTGGCGGTGGTGATGCTGACGGCGACCAAGACCGTCAAGACGGCCGTCACGGCGATGAAGCTCGGCGCCTTCGACTATCTGACCAAGCCCTTCGACATCGAGGAACTGCGCCTGGTGGCCGAGCGCGCCACCGAGAACGCGCGGCTGAAGCAGGAAGTCGAGGTGCTGCGCGAGGCGGTCGGCCAGCGCTACAGCTTCTCCAACATCGTCGGGCAGTCCGAGCCCATGCAGAAGGTGTTCAAGACCGTGGCGGCAGTGGCGCCGATGAAATCGACGGTGCTGATCACGGGCGAGTCGGGCACCGGCAAGGAGCTGATCGCTCGCGCCCTGCACTATCACAGCCCGCGCGCCAGCCGGCCGCTGGTGACGCTGAACTGCGCGGCGATTCCCGACAACCTCCTGGAGAGCGAGCTGTTCGGTCACGAGCGCGGCTCCTTCACCGACGCCGTCGACAAGAAGGTCGGACAGTTCGAGCTGGCGCATACCGGCACGATCTTCCTCGACGAGATCGGGGAGATGAGCGCGGGGCTGCAGGCCAAGCTGCTGCGCGTGCTGGAGGAGGGCGAGATCCAGCGCGTGGGTGCGCCGCGGCCGATGAAGGTGGACGTGCGCGTGGTCGCCGCGACCAACCGCAACCTCATCGAGAACATTGCCGCCGGCCGCTTCCGCAAGGACCTCTACTTCCGGCTCAACGTGGTGACGGTGGAGCTGCCGCCGCTGCGGGCGCGGCGCGACGACATCCCGCACCTGATCGCCTACTTCCTGACGCGCAAGAGCCGGGAGCTCGGCATTCCCCGCAAGGAGCTCGCGGCCGCCACCGCCGATCGCATGCTGCAGCATTCCTGGCCCGGCAACGTCCGGGAGCTCGAAAACGTCATCGAGCGCATGCTCGTGCTCAGCGGCGACTCCCCGGTGCTGACCACCGAGCACCTGCCGAGCGACATGGGCATGGAGCTGACCGGCGACGGCAATCGCGACACCGCCCTGCAGGTGCTCTCCGGACTGAAGACGCTCTCCGACGCCGTCGACGAATTCGAGCGGGAGATCATCGCGCAGGCGCTGTCGCAGACGTTCTACAACCAGACGCGCGCGGCCGAGCTCCTCGGCACGACCCGGCGCATCCTGAAGTACCGCATGGACAAGCTCGGCCTGGACTGTCCGGATTCGGCCCCGCCTGCTGCGCGGATCGGCGCCTGA
- the cofG gene encoding 7,8-didemethyl-8-hydroxy-5-deazariboflavin synthase CofG — protein MANPADIALEKAARGEPLDDDDAYALLQLPPHDLASLCEIAGAMRDAFHGRTLTYSPKVFLPVTNLCRDRCTYCTFRRDPGDPGEWTMTPQEIADWSQRGRALGCIEALMCLGDKPEIAFRGFKSFLADHGARTTAEYVAIACRISLAAGLLPHTNAGLLSKSEMEMLRPLNVSMGLMLENISPRLRWRGMPHFHAPDKDPAPRIRMIAEAGQLRIAFTSGILVGIGETEAERVASLLALRRVHEQYGHIQEIIVQNFRAKEATKMEGAPEISDEEMVRTVAIARLVLGRQMNLQAPPNLSPGNLHHLIRAGINDWGGISPLTIDYVNPEAAWPAVARLAAVCRDEGYALAARLPVYREYIDDRFIDPALVPFIDAFRNRATQDQGACHEL, from the coding sequence ATGGCTAATCCAGCCGACATCGCGCTCGAGAAGGCCGCCCGCGGCGAGCCGCTCGACGACGACGATGCCTATGCTCTCCTGCAACTCCCGCCGCATGATCTCGCCTCGCTGTGCGAGATCGCCGGCGCGATGCGCGACGCCTTCCACGGACGCACGCTGACCTATTCGCCGAAGGTCTTCCTGCCCGTCACCAATCTCTGCCGCGACCGCTGCACCTACTGCACGTTCCGCCGCGACCCGGGCGATCCGGGCGAATGGACGATGACGCCGCAGGAGATCGCGGACTGGTCGCAGCGCGGCCGCGCGCTCGGTTGCATCGAGGCTCTGATGTGTCTCGGTGACAAGCCCGAGATCGCCTTTCGCGGCTTCAAGAGCTTTCTTGCCGACCACGGCGCGCGCACCACGGCCGAATACGTCGCGATCGCCTGCCGCATCTCGCTTGCCGCAGGGCTGCTGCCGCACACCAACGCCGGCCTGCTCTCGAAGAGCGAGATGGAGATGCTGCGCCCCCTCAACGTCAGCATGGGACTGATGCTCGAGAACATCAGCCCGCGACTGCGCTGGCGCGGCATGCCGCACTTCCACGCGCCCGACAAGGATCCGGCGCCGCGCATCAGGATGATTGCCGAGGCCGGCCAGCTCCGCATCGCGTTCACCTCGGGCATCCTCGTCGGAATCGGCGAGACCGAAGCCGAGCGCGTCGCCTCGCTCCTGGCGCTGCGGCGCGTGCACGAGCAGTACGGGCACATCCAGGAGATCATCGTCCAGAACTTCCGCGCCAAGGAAGCGACGAAGATGGAGGGCGCTCCCGAGATCAGCGACGAGGAGATGGTGCGCACGGTCGCCATCGCGCGTCTGGTGCTCGGGCGGCAGATGAACCTGCAGGCGCCGCCGAACCTGTCCCCCGGCAATCTGCATCATTTGATCCGCGCCGGGATCAACGACTGGGGCGGCATCTCGCCGCTGACGATCGACTACGTCAATCCGGAGGCCGCCTGGCCGGCCGTCGCGCGCCTGGCAGCCGTCTGCCGCGACGAGGGCTACGCGCTGGCGGCGCGTCTGCCGGTCTACCGCGAGTACATCGACGACCGCTTCATCGACCCGGCCCTGGTGCCGTTCATCGATGCATTCCGCAACCGTGCGACGCAGGATCAAGGAGCTTGTCATGAGCTATGA
- the cofH gene encoding 5-amino-6-(D-ribitylamino)uracil--L-tyrosine 4-hydroxyphenyl transferase CofH codes for MSYETEEFADRVDHLLFDDRPLERRISSVDGYTAGILARALEGTRPTVEEGAHLLTLRGNELSALVAAADRIRAEDVGDVVTYVVNRNVNWTNICFVGCKFCAFAHLKGDALAYDRPIETVLARIREGVERGATEICMQGGINPEMPADGYFQLLRAIRAEFPSLHIHAYSPMEIYYGARRAGMDYPEFIRELVASGLDTIPGTAAEILDDDVREILSHKKLDVATWVRIITTAHELGVPTTSTVMYGHLETPMHIARHVDLLRSIQQRTGGFTEFVPLRFIWQETRLYSEGLVKPIPQGQLDLAVYATSRLMLRGLIDNLQTSWVKLGHELSTLSLAAGCNDVGGTLMEESISREAGADAGEYTSVEELQAMIRRMGRIPRQRNTVYGLIDEPAAGAEAAPSYAAWS; via the coding sequence ATGAGCTATGAGACCGAAGAGTTCGCCGACCGCGTCGACCACCTGCTGTTCGACGACCGTCCCCTGGAGCGGCGCATTTCCAGCGTCGACGGCTACACCGCCGGAATCCTGGCGCGCGCGCTCGAAGGCACCCGTCCGACCGTCGAGGAAGGCGCGCACCTGCTCACGCTGCGCGGCAATGAGCTGTCGGCCCTGGTGGCCGCCGCCGACCGCATCCGCGCCGAGGACGTCGGCGACGTGGTCACCTACGTCGTCAACCGCAACGTCAACTGGACCAACATCTGCTTCGTGGGCTGCAAGTTCTGCGCGTTCGCGCACCTGAAGGGCGACGCCCTGGCCTACGACCGTCCCATCGAGACGGTGCTGGCGCGCATCCGCGAAGGCGTCGAGCGCGGCGCCACCGAAATCTGCATGCAGGGCGGCATCAACCCCGAGATGCCGGCCGACGGCTACTTCCAGCTCCTGCGCGCCATCCGCGCCGAGTTCCCGAGCCTGCACATCCACGCCTACTCGCCGATGGAGATCTACTACGGCGCGCGCCGCGCCGGCATGGACTATCCCGAGTTCATCCGCGAGCTGGTTGCCAGCGGCCTCGATACCATTCCCGGCACCGCCGCCGAGATCCTCGACGACGACGTGCGCGAGATCCTCAGCCACAAGAAGCTGGACGTGGCCACGTGGGTTCGCATCATCACGACGGCACACGAGCTTGGCGTGCCGACGACGTCGACGGTGATGTACGGGCACCTGGAGACGCCCATGCACATTGCGCGGCACGTCGACCTGCTGCGCAGCATCCAACAGCGCACCGGCGGCTTCACCGAGTTCGTGCCGCTGCGTTTCATCTGGCAGGAGACGCGCCTGTACTCGGAGGGCCTGGTCAAGCCGATCCCGCAGGGACAGCTCGACCTGGCCGTGTATGCCACCAGCCGCCTGATGCTGCGCGGCCTGATCGACAACCTGCAGACCTCCTGGGTCAAACTCGGCCACGAGCTGTCCACGCTGTCGCTCGCGGCCGGCTGCAACGACGTCGGCGGCACGCTGATGGAGGAGAGCATCTCGCGCGAAGCCGGCGCCGATGCCGGCGAGTACACCTCGGTCGAAGAGCTGCAGGCGATGATCCGCCGCATGGGCCGCATCCCGCGCCAGCGCAACACGGTTTACGGCCTGATCGACGAGCCCGCTGCCGGCGCCGAGGCCGCGCCGTCCTACGCCGCATGGTCCTGA
- the cofD gene encoding 2-phospho-L-lactate transferase translates to MITLIAGGVGAARLLRGLARVVPHERLTVVVNTGDDDTFYGLHVSPDIDTIIYTMAGLAPIDRGWGIENDTSRVREALERLAGPGWFALGDRDMATHIYRTWRLSAGATLSEVTREIATAHGVGLRVLPMSDQPVRTIIDSDRGELAFQEYLVRLRGRPRVQAVRYRGARSAKPAAGVLRAIERSTRIIIAPSNPFVSVGPILSVPGIRRALAAARERVVAVSPLIGGRAVKGPLAAMLRSLGHKAEVTAIAELYRGLASRLVVAPGDRPRHSAPPGMQIVEHDILILEPRRAEQLARFLCEGIWPRRGAKARAAKPPVGKAAGSATSPRTSARRKRP, encoded by the coding sequence TTGATCACCCTGATCGCAGGCGGAGTCGGCGCCGCGCGTCTGCTGCGCGGCCTGGCGCGCGTCGTGCCGCACGAGCGGCTGACGGTCGTCGTCAACACCGGCGACGACGATACGTTCTACGGCCTGCACGTTTCGCCCGACATCGACACCATCATCTACACGATGGCCGGGCTCGCCCCGATCGATCGCGGCTGGGGCATCGAGAACGACACCTCGCGCGTGCGGGAAGCGCTCGAGCGCCTCGCCGGCCCCGGCTGGTTCGCCCTCGGCGATCGCGACATGGCCACGCACATCTATCGGACCTGGCGGCTGTCGGCCGGCGCGACGCTGAGCGAGGTGACGCGCGAGATCGCCACGGCACATGGCGTGGGCCTGCGCGTGCTGCCGATGTCCGACCAGCCGGTTCGGACCATCATCGACAGCGATCGCGGCGAGCTGGCGTTTCAGGAGTACCTGGTGCGGCTGCGCGGAAGGCCGCGCGTGCAGGCGGTGCGCTACCGCGGCGCCCGCAGCGCAAAACCCGCCGCCGGCGTGCTGCGCGCCATCGAACGTTCCACGCGCATCATCATCGCGCCCAGCAACCCCTTCGTCAGCGTCGGACCGATCCTGTCGGTGCCGGGAATTCGGCGTGCGCTGGCTGCCGCGCGCGAGCGGGTGGTGGCGGTCAGTCCGCTGATCGGCGGTCGCGCGGTCAAAGGACCGCTGGCCGCGATGCTGCGCAGCCTCGGCCACAAGGCGGAAGTGACTGCGATTGCCGAGCTTTATCGCGGCCTGGCCTCGCGCCTGGTAGTGGCGCCCGGCGACCGTCCGCGCCATTCTGCTCCGCCGGGCATGCAGATCGTCGAGCACGACATCCTCATTCTGGAGCCGCGCCGCGCCGAGCAGCTCGCGCGCTTCTTGTGCGAAGGCATCTGGCCGCGGCGCGGCGCCAAAGCACGCGCGGCCAAGCCGCCCGTCGGCAAGGCAGCCGGGTCGGCGACGTCGCCGCGCACGAGCGCCCGCAGGAAGCGCCCTTGA
- the cofE gene encoding coenzyme F420-0:L-glutamate ligase, with protein MSSVVLLPIGGLPSVHPGQDLGGLLGDAIEAARYGLKDGDVVVVCQKVVSKAEGRVVKLTDVEPSARAREFAAAYEKDPALVELALREATEVLRMGNGHLITATAKGFISANSGIDRSNQAHEGEVTLLPVDADRSAEQLRTRLLERFGVGVAVIITDTFGRPWRLGQIDFAIGAAGLRVLDDHLGRRDWSGRGLEHTVIAVADQLAAAAGLVMGKAAGIPAVLIRGYRYEAGDGTAGDLVRPPGEDLFR; from the coding sequence TTGAGCTCGGTCGTCCTGCTGCCCATCGGCGGCCTTCCATCCGTGCATCCGGGACAGGATCTTGGGGGCCTGCTCGGGGATGCGATCGAAGCCGCTCGATACGGCCTCAAGGACGGCGACGTCGTGGTCGTATGCCAGAAGGTCGTCTCCAAGGCCGAAGGACGCGTCGTCAAGCTGACGGACGTCGAGCCGTCCGCCCGGGCCCGCGAGTTCGCCGCCGCCTACGAAAAGGATCCGGCGCTGGTCGAGCTGGCACTGCGGGAGGCGACCGAGGTCCTGCGCATGGGCAACGGGCATCTCATCACCGCCACCGCCAAGGGCTTCATCTCGGCCAACTCCGGCATCGACCGCTCCAATCAGGCGCACGAAGGCGAGGTCACGTTGCTGCCCGTCGATGCCGACCGTTCGGCCGAGCAGCTTCGAACGCGTCTTCTCGAGCGCTTCGGCGTCGGCGTGGCCGTCATCATCACCGATACGTTCGGCCGGCCGTGGCGACTCGGGCAGATCGACTTTGCCATCGGCGCGGCCGGTCTGAGAGTGCTCGACGATCATCTGGGCCGGCGCGACTGGAGCGGGCGCGGCCTGGAGCACACGGTCATCGCGGTGGCGGATCAGCTGGCGGCCGCGGCGGGGCTGGTCATGGGCAAGGCCGCCGGCATCCCGGCCGTGCTCATCCGCGGCTATAGGTACGAAGCCGGTGATGGCACGGCGGGCGACCTGGTGCGTCCGCCGGGCGAGGATCTGTTCCGATAG
- a CDS encoding metallophosphoesterase, translating into MQRFFWRNFFRLLVFTAALALWVCLAWVVVVVADVRLPWWMHLAGPVALHFVNRAVLRPGTPPRALTSRLRRAYVGVVFTSLFGMVFLLLNGTFWGVAGVWLHVASLAGLPVDAGHAYAAAEVLGSLGLLAVTGALAHGYGSGQRRVEIVRLEIALPGLAPAFDGYRIVQVSDIHLGNYMDADALAPHVETVHSLVPDLVVLTGDITDGVHHAPVTFPVLGRLRARDGVLAILGNHDFYTGADEVTALLRRYTSFTVLRNDSVAIERDGARLHVLGIDDAGLDWARGVREHDALPPLASRLPAGAAAILLSHRPDLFEQACALGMGLVLAGHTHGGQLALPWPRARQASLAHFMTAYPRGTYRRGNSILHVNLGLGVTGQPVRVFSPREITLITLHAPRDRGEHE; encoded by the coding sequence GTGCAACGCTTCTTCTGGCGGAACTTCTTCCGTCTTCTCGTCTTCACGGCCGCGCTCGCGCTGTGGGTGTGTCTGGCCTGGGTGGTGGTCGTCGTCGCCGACGTCCGGCTGCCTTGGTGGATGCACCTGGCAGGCCCGGTGGCGCTGCATTTCGTCAACCGCGCCGTGCTGCGGCCGGGAACGCCGCCGCGTGCGCTGACCTCACGGCTGCGGCGCGCGTATGTCGGCGTCGTGTTCACGTCCCTGTTCGGCATGGTCTTCCTGCTCCTGAACGGAACGTTCTGGGGCGTGGCCGGCGTGTGGCTGCACGTGGCCTCGCTGGCAGGGTTGCCGGTGGATGCCGGACACGCGTACGCCGCGGCCGAAGTCCTCGGCTCGCTCGGGCTGCTCGCGGTCACCGGCGCGCTGGCGCACGGCTATGGCAGCGGGCAGCGGCGCGTCGAGATCGTGCGGCTCGAGATCGCCCTGCCGGGCCTGGCGCCGGCGTTCGACGGCTACCGCATCGTCCAGGTCAGCGACATCCACCTCGGCAACTACATGGACGCCGATGCGCTGGCTCCGCACGTGGAGACCGTTCATTCGCTGGTGCCCGATCTGGTCGTGCTCACCGGCGACATCACCGACGGCGTCCATCACGCGCCCGTGACGTTCCCGGTGCTCGGCCGGCTGCGCGCGCGCGACGGCGTGCTGGCCATTCTCGGCAACCATGATTTCTATACCGGCGCCGACGAGGTGACGGCTCTGCTGCGGCGGTACACGTCCTTCACCGTGCTGCGCAACGACTCGGTCGCCATCGAGCGAGACGGCGCGCGCCTGCACGTTCTCGGCATCGACGATGCCGGCCTGGACTGGGCGCGCGGCGTTCGCGAGCACGACGCGCTGCCGCCGCTGGCGTCGCGCCTGCCAGCCGGCGCGGCGGCCATCCTGCTTTCGCATCGGCCCGACCTGTTCGAGCAGGCGTGCGCGCTCGGCATGGGGCTGGTGCTGGCGGGCCACACGCACGGCGGCCAGCTCGCCCTGCCCTGGCCGCGTGCCCGCCAGGCATCGCTGGCGCATTTCATGACGGCCTATCCGCGCGGCACCTACCGGCGCGGCAACAGCATTCTGCACGTCAACCTGGGGCTCGGCGTCACCGGACAGCCGGTGCGCGTGTTCTCGCCGCGCGAGATCACGCTGATCACGCTGCATGCGCCCCGGGATCGAGGAGAACACGAATGA
- a CDS encoding YceI family protein, translating to MIRKPLAAVLFASLLLACSGARAEEVTFQVDKSHSSVNFRIRHLLSKVTGQFRSFGGTVVLDPVKRDTVKVEGTIDVASIDTGDAKRDEHLRNEDFFDVARHPKITFKADKLTDVNDDKTAGKLHGELTMHGVTRPIVIEVEWYGVATDPWGNSKAGFAGTTKLNRKDYGIEWNKSLDSGGLLIGEEVEIELQMEAAQSKT from the coding sequence ATGATCCGCAAGCCGCTCGCCGCCGTGCTCTTCGCCTCGCTGCTGCTCGCCTGCTCCGGCGCTCGCGCCGAGGAGGTGACGTTCCAGGTCGACAAGAGCCACAGCAGCGTCAACTTCCGCATCCGCCATCTGCTCTCGAAGGTGACCGGCCAGTTCCGCTCGTTCGGCGGCACCGTCGTTCTCGATCCGGTCAAGCGCGACACGGTCAAGGTGGAGGGGACCATCGACGTCGCCAGCATCGACACGGGCGACGCCAAGCGCGACGAGCATCTGCGCAACGAGGACTTCTTCGACGTGGCGCGGCACCCGAAGATCACGTTCAAGGCCGACAAGCTCACCGACGTCAACGACGACAAGACCGCCGGCAAGCTGCACGGCGAGCTCACCATGCACGGCGTGACCAGACCGATCGTCATCGAGGTGGAATGGTACGGAGTGGCCACCGATCCGTGGGGCAACTCGAAGGCAGGCTTTGCCGGAACCACGAAGCTCAACCGCAAGGACTACGGCATCGAGTGGAACAAGAGCCTGGACAGCGGCGGCCTGCTCATCGGTGAAGAGGTCGAGATCGAGCTTCAGATGGAGGCTGCGCAGTCGAAGACCTGA
- a CDS encoding BON domain-containing protein, translating into MKQLIAVLMIAGAVAACSGPEDSDTTGPGMRSADSGDDRGLVKGDSADDQRTANAARDVEGRNANPAQAPTGDQRTPGSDRLAANSPTAPGGTPPTGTAGATGTGTATGTGTATGTGMAGTGAAQDQRRAMAPAPGTGGDPNRYAADNSGKNVRDRSDASLTADDQSNSRADVTITQEVRKAVVANDSLSTNARNVKIITENGVVTLRGPVASAEEKAAVAAAAQRVAGVKRVQNEIEIATSN; encoded by the coding sequence ATGAAACAGTTGATTGCAGTGCTGATGATTGCAGGAGCCGTTGCGGCCTGCAGTGGACCGGAGGATTCGGATACGACGGGCCCGGGCATGAGATCGGCCGACAGCGGCGATGATCGTGGCCTCGTCAAGGGAGACTCGGCCGACGATCAGCGCACCGCCAATGCGGCACGCGACGTCGAGGGAAGAAACGCCAATCCCGCACAGGCGCCGACGGGCGACCAGCGCACGCCGGGCAGTGACCGGCTCGCCGCCAATTCGCCTACGGCGCCGGGCGGAACGCCGCCTACCGGCACGGCCGGTGCCACCGGTACGGGCACGGCTACCGGGACGGGCACCGCGACCGGCACGGGCATGGCCGGAACCGGCGCAGCGCAGGATCAGCGACGTGCGATGGCTCCCGCGCCGGGGACGGGCGGCGATCCCAATCGTTACGCGGCCGACAACTCGGGCAAGAACGTGCGCGATCGCAGCGATGCCTCGCTGACCGCGGATGATCAGTCCAACTCCCGCGCCGACGTGACCATCACGCAGGAAGTGCGCAAGGCCGTCGTGGCGAACGATTCGCTGTCGACCAACGCCCGCAACGTCAAGATCATCACCGAAAACGGTGTGGTGACGCTGCGCGGACCGGTGGCGAGCGCCGAGGAAAAGGCGGCGGTCGCCGCGGCGGCGCAGCGGGTCGCCGGCGTCAAGCGCGTCCAGAACGAGATCGAGATCGCGACGAGCAACTGA
- the bioB gene encoding biotin synthase BioB: MDSAVRHDWTLADARGVHDLPLTDLVFRAQAVHRQFHAANEVQLCTLLSIKTGGCPEDCAYCPQSAHYETGVAREPLMQVDAVLAAARAAKDAGASRFCMGAAWREVKDGEPFDRVCDMVRGVTDIGLEACVTLGMLTGEQARRLKDAGLVAYNHNLDSSRDFYEKIITTRTYEERLTTLRHVREAGITVCSGGILGMGESIDDRCAMLVELANLPVHPESVPINTLMAVEGTPLANAEPVPALELVRMIATARIMMPASIVRLSAGRTNLTDEAQALCFLAGANSIFYGEKLLTTGNPDCDHDRSLLEELGVQPLVPEHLRARERAA, encoded by the coding sequence ATGGATTCCGCGGTTCGGCATGATTGGACGTTGGCGGATGCCCGGGGGGTGCACGACCTTCCGCTGACGGATCTGGTTTTCCGTGCGCAGGCCGTGCACCGGCAGTTTCACGCAGCCAACGAGGTGCAGCTGTGCACGCTGCTGTCGATCAAGACGGGAGGTTGCCCCGAGGATTGCGCGTACTGCCCGCAGAGCGCGCACTACGAGACCGGCGTTGCGCGCGAGCCGCTGATGCAGGTGGATGCGGTGCTGGCCGCCGCGCGTGCGGCCAAGGATGCCGGCGCCAGCCGCTTCTGCATGGGAGCCGCCTGGCGGGAGGTCAAGGACGGCGAGCCGTTCGATCGCGTCTGCGACATGGTTCGCGGCGTCACCGACATCGGCCTGGAAGCGTGCGTGACGCTGGGAATGCTGACCGGAGAACAGGCGCGTCGACTGAAGGACGCCGGCCTGGTCGCCTACAACCACAACCTCGACAGCTCGCGCGACTTCTACGAGAAGATCATCACCACTCGCACCTACGAGGAGCGGCTGACGACGCTGCGCCACGTGCGCGAGGCCGGCATCACCGTCTGCAGCGGCGGCATCCTGGGCATGGGCGAGTCCATCGACGATCGCTGCGCCATGCTGGTGGAGCTGGCAAACCTGCCCGTGCATCCCGAGAGCGTTCCGATCAACACGCTGATGGCGGTCGAGGGTACGCCACTGGCGAACGCCGAGCCCGTGCCGGCGCTCGAGCTGGTGCGGATGATCGCCACCGCACGCATCATGATGCCCGCATCCATCGTCCGGCTGTCGGCCGGTCGCACGAACCTGACCGACGAAGCGCAGGCGCTCTGCTTCCTGGCGGGCGCCAACTCCATCTTCTACGGCGAGAAGCTGCTGACCACCGGCAATCCCGACTGCGATCACGATCGCAGCCTTCTCGAAGAGCTGGGCGTCCAGCCGCTGGTTCCGGAGCACCTGCGCGCCCGCGAGCGCGCGGCCTGA
- a CDS encoding phytanoyl-CoA dioxygenase family protein, whose product MTPQQAQAHVERIAEHGYTIVENAIEPDLVEELNETLARLERELNAAPAGNSFEGANTVRIYNLLARGRCFEKVPVHENVLPVVEGVLDPGCLVSSLSSIAIDPGEMAQPIHADDQLIPIPKPHPPTVCNSMWALTDFTETNGATRIIPGSHRKDRSPAYGKHYDSIAAEMARGSVLIWHGSLWHGGGANRSDRRRMGLAMNYCAGYIRQQENQQLGIPLEIARGFSPRLKELCGFGVYCGLIGHIDKRSPADLLLSENTGRSMIWDA is encoded by the coding sequence ATGACGCCGCAGCAGGCCCAGGCGCACGTCGAGCGGATCGCCGAGCACGGCTACACCATCGTCGAGAACGCAATCGAGCCCGACCTCGTCGAGGAGCTGAACGAGACGCTGGCGCGCCTGGAGCGCGAGCTGAACGCGGCGCCGGCCGGCAACTCCTTCGAAGGCGCCAACACGGTGCGCATCTACAACCTGCTTGCGCGCGGCCGCTGCTTCGAGAAGGTGCCGGTGCACGAGAACGTTCTGCCGGTGGTCGAAGGCGTGCTGGACCCGGGGTGCCTGGTGTCCTCGCTTTCGTCGATCGCAATCGACCCGGGCGAGATGGCGCAGCCCATTCACGCCGACGACCAGCTCATCCCCATTCCCAAGCCGCACCCGCCCACGGTGTGCAACTCGATGTGGGCGCTGACGGACTTCACCGAGACCAACGGCGCCACCCGCATCATCCCCGGCTCGCATCGGAAGGACCGCTCGCCGGCCTACGGGAAGCATTACGATTCGATTGCGGCCGAGATGGCCCGCGGGTCGGTGCTGATCTGGCACGGCAGCCTGTGGCATGGCGGCGGCGCCAACCGCAGCGACCGGCGGCGCATGGGTCTGGCGATGAACTACTGCGCCGGCTACATCCGCCAGCAGGAGAACCAGCAGCTGGGCATTCCGCTCGAGATCGCGCGCGGATTCTCGCCACGCCTCAAGGAACTGTGCGGCTTCGGCGTCTACTGCGGCCTGATCGGCCACATCGACAAACGCTCGCCCGCCGACCTCCTCCTGTCGGAGAACACCGGCCGCAGCATGATCTGGGACGCCTGA
- a CDS encoding RNA-binding protein — MSKKIYVGNLPFRTTEETIRQLFAQHGEVHSVSLITDRDTGRPRGFGFVEMEAAGAAKAIEALDQYELEGRNLKVNEAKPREGGGGGGGGRGGGGRGGDDRGGGGRGRW; from the coding sequence ATGTCCAAGAAGATCTACGTAGGAAACCTTCCCTTCCGCACCACGGAAGAGACCATCCGCCAGCTCTTCGCACAGCACGGCGAAGTGCACTCCGTCTCCCTCATCACCGACCGTGACACGGGCCGCCCGCGCGGATTCGGGTTCGTGGAGATGGAGGCCGCCGGTGCGGCCAAGGCCATCGAGGCGCTGGACCAGTACGAGCTCGAAGGCCGCAATCTCAAAGTCAATGAAGCCAAGCCGCGCGAAGGCGGCGGCGGTGGCGGCGGCGGTCGCGGGGGCGGCGGCCGCGGCGGCGATGATCGCGGCGGCGGCGGCCGCGGCCGCTGGTAA
- a CDS encoding RNA-binding protein, with product MSKKIYVGNLPFQTTEEALRKLFSQHGDVHSVSVVIDRDTGRSRGFGFVEMEASAAAKAIQALDQTELDGRSLRVNEAKPRERDGGGGRRGDDRGDRGSRW from the coding sequence ATGTCCAAGAAGATCTACGTAGGTAACCTCCCGTTCCAGACCACCGAAGAAGCGCTGCGCAAGCTTTTCTCCCAGCATGGCGACGTGCATTCCGTGTCCGTCGTGATCGACCGCGACACGGGCCGCTCGCGCGGTTTCGGCTTCGTCGAGATGGAAGCATCGGCTGCTGCGAAGGCCATCCAGGCCCTCGACCAGACCGAGCTCGATGGACGCAGCCTGCGCGTCAACGAGGCCAAGCCTCGTGAGCGCGACGGCGGCGGCGGCCGCCGCGGCGATGACCGCGGCGATCGCGGCAGCCGCTGGTAG